One genomic segment of Ictalurus furcatus strain D&B unplaced genomic scaffold, Billie_1.0 scf5, whole genome shotgun sequence includes these proteins:
- the LOC128604918 gene encoding histone H2A yields the protein MSGRGKTGGKARAKAKTRSSRAGLQFPVGRVHRLLRKGNYAERVGAGAPVYLAAVLEYLTAEILELAGNAARDNKKTRIIPRHLQLAVRNDEELNKLLGGVTIAQGGVLPNIQAVLLPKKTEKAVKTK from the coding sequence ATGAGTGGCAGAGGAAAAACCGGTGGAAAGGCTAGAGCTAAGGCCAAGACTCGTTCATCCAGggctggacttcagttccccgTGGGACGTGTGCACAGGCTTCTGCGTAAAGGCAACTATGCCGAGCGCGTCGGTGCCGGCGCTCCGGTCTACCTGGCCGCAGTGTTGGAGTATCTGACCGCTGAGATCCTGGAGTTGGCCGGTAACGCCGCTCGTGACAATAAGAAGACCCGTATCATTCCCCGCCACTTGCAGCTCGCCGTGCGTAACGACGAGGAGCTGAACAAACTGCTCGGCGGAGTGACCATCGCTCAGGGTGGTGTGCTGCCAAACATTCAGGCTGTGCTTCTGCCTAAAAAGACCGAGAAGGCCGTTAAGACCAAGTAA
- the LOC128604912 gene encoding histone H3, whose protein sequence is MARTKQTARKSTGGKAPRKQLATKAARKSAPATGGVKKPHRYRPGTVALREIRRYQKSTELLIRKLPFQRLVREIAQDFKTDLRFQSSAVMALQEASEAYLVGLFEDTNLCAIHAKRVTIMPKDIQLARRIRGERA, encoded by the coding sequence ATGGCAAGAACCAAGCAGACCGCCCGTAAATCCACCGGTGGTAAGGCGCCAAGGAAGCAGCTCGCCACTAAGGCTGCCCGCAAGAGCGCGCCGGCTACCGGCGGCGTGAAGAAGCCTCACCGTTACAGGCCCGGCACCGTGGCTCTGAGGGAGATCCGCCGTTATCAGAAGTCTACTGAGCTGCTCATCCGCAAGCTGCCCTTCCAGCGCCTGGTGCGAGAAATCGCTCAGGACTTCAAGACCGACTTGCGTTTCCAGAGCTCGGCCGTCATGGCCCTGCAGGAGGCGAGCGAGGCATACCTGGTCGGTTTGTTCGAGGACACCAATCTGTGCGCTATCCACGCCAAGAGAGTGACTATCATGCCCAAGGATATTCAGCTGGCCCGCCGTATTCGCGGAGAACGCGCTTAA